Genomic segment of Paenibacillus sp. FSL R5-0623:
AACTTGGTCTCCTGAAGGCAGAAAATGTCCGCCTGACTCTCCTGATAATAATCCATGAATCCTTTCGTCACACATGCCCTTAAGCCATTCACATTCCAGGACACCAGCTTCATATCCTCATCTCCTCACATCTCTCCAATATAGCATGGGCTCATTCCGGGGGACAAGCCTTACGGATTTGGGATGAGATGGAGTCATTGGAATCCTTAGGGGGCTAGCTTGCCTATATTTCGCTTCGTAACTTAGAGAACACCGCAAGGTCAATATATCTGCCTTTCTCAAACTCATGCTGCCGCAGTACACCTTCCTGTTGAAAATCAAGCTTATGTAACAGGCGAATCGACGCCTCGTTCTCCGGTTCAACCTTTGCTTCGATCTTGTTGAGCTGCATGCTTGTGAATCCAAAATGTAACACAGCACGGGCCACTTCAGTCATCACACCGCGGCCCCAGAAAGAGGAACGCAAGTCGTATCCAATCTCTGCACGGTTATGTACATCTTCATAGTTCAGGAACCCACAGGTTCCGATCACTTTACGAGTTTCACGGTCCTCAATCATCCAGCGTAAACCTGTATGTTCCTTGAAAATCTTCGTATACCAGCTC
This window contains:
- a CDS encoding GNAT family protein, encoding MSEQFTFDLFPLIQTERFVLRSAEARDSQDLLELYSDEAVVQYMPFTPFESVEDAQGEMSWYTKIFKEHTGLRWMIEDRETRKVIGTCGFLNYEDVHNRAEIGYDLRSSFWGRGVMTEVARAVLHFGFTSMQLNKIEAKVEPENEASIRLLHKLDFQQEGVLRQHEFEKGRYIDLAVFSKLRSEI